The sequence ACCCTGAAGACATCCGTTGGTTTACGGGAACGGTGTGGAGGCGAAGTTAGGAAGCGCGGTTAATGCGACATGAATGGCCGCGCGCAAATGCAATCGATCGAAAGCTCGGCGCAAAATTCGGGCCGATCAGCTCGCCGCTGAAGTGACGGTGACGGTGCGTTTTCCGCTACGCGCCAATACTGCTATCGCGATCAGCGCCGCGATGATGTTCGCGGCCGCGCTGAGCATGATCGGCAGTGCATAGCTGTGGCTCCAGTCATAGGCAAAGCCGGCTGCGCTTGGGCCGACCAGCGTGCCGAAGGCGACGCTCGTGTAGAGAACGCCGATGATGCCGCTGACGTTGCGTCCGCCAAAATAGTCCATCACCACTGCCGGCAGGACCGCGACCCAGCCGCCGTAGAACACGCCATAGACGAAGGCGAAGGCGGCGAGTGCCCAGACATTTGCAGCGACGGCCCAGATCACCATCGCGAATGCCATGCCGATCAGCACCATGATGAGCGAGCGGTCGCGGCCGGTCCGGTCGGCAAGCGCGCCGAGAAAGAACCGCCCTGCGGTGCTGCCGGCCCCGACCATCCCGAGCAACAGCACGGCAAAGGATGCCGCGATCCCGTGGTCGCGCGCGTAGGGTACAAGATGGACGAACGGAACGAAGGCGCCGAAGGAACAGACCAGGCACGACATATAGAGACCGACAAAGCGCGTCGATCGCACGGCTTCCCGTACCGAGGCGCCGCCTGCATTCGTGACAGCGGAGGCTTCGTGGGGTGAATCACCGTCCGGGCCGAGGCCTCGGTCCTTCGGATCGTTCTCGATCAGCAGCGCGAGCCCACCACCGAGCATCAGGGTGATTGCGCCCAGCGCCAGATAGGCGCCGCGCCAACCGACCGATGCGATCAGCAGTGAGGCAAGTGGAGGCATCGTCAGTGTGCCGAGCCCGATGCCGCTGACCGCGAGACCAGAGGCAAAGCCGCGGCGCCGCACGAAC comes from Bradyrhizobium diazoefficiens and encodes:
- a CDS encoding MFS transporter translates to MTIQSTQARRGIFHGWFVVAAAFAVMFVGFGSAYTFSAFLEPLQRDFGASRGSISLVFSIAGFLYFALGLISGPLADRFGSRPLAVAGMILVAVGLAAASAARSLVEVYLAYGLGVGIGVGCAYVPAIGAVQRWFVRRRGFASGLAVSGIGLGTLTMPPLASLLIASVGWRGAYLALGAITLMLGGGLALLIENDPKDRGLGPDGDSPHEASAVTNAGGASVREAVRSTRFVGLYMSCLVCSFGAFVPFVHLVPYARDHGIAASFAVLLLGMVGAGSTAGRFFLGALADRTGRDRSLIMVLIGMAFAMVIWAVAANVWALAAFAFVYGVFYGGWVAVLPAVVMDYFGGRNVSGIIGVLYTSVAFGTLVGPSAAGFAYDWSHSYALPIMLSAAANIIAALIAIAVLARSGKRTVTVTSAAS